The Sphingobacterium bambusae genome includes a window with the following:
- a CDS encoding helix-turn-helix domain-containing protein, producing the protein MAKGEIGTFIRQKRESLKISQEAVAFVLDMSQAAYSKIERNETKLKVDQVYKIADYFGVSVYELLPPSLASDFTGGSIFGLIWYYLKWTFDWLRRKNKPIDNEA; encoded by the coding sequence ATGGCAAAAGGGGAAATTGGAACATTTATTCGTCAGAAAAGAGAGAGCTTAAAAATTTCTCAGGAAGCGGTTGCATTTGTATTGGATATGTCGCAGGCGGCCTACTCCAAAATTGAACGCAATGAAACCAAGCTGAAGGTAGATCAAGTATATAAAATAGCCGATTACTTTGGTGTTAGTGTTTATGAATTGCTACCTCCGTCTCTGGCAAGCGATTTTACTGGGGGAAGCATTTTCGGATTAATATGGTACTACCTAAAATGGACATTCGATTGGCTACGTCGTAAAAACAAACCTATTGACAACGAGGCTTAA